One Candidatus Nitrososphaera evergladensis SR1 genomic window carries:
- a CDS encoding FkbM family methyltransferase → MGIVVRFRPLAGKVLRSIKGPKFKPPARDGDKYDIQGSWMYVDDKDSMQLTQHGIYGPEQTSLIKRLVKGDYTCLDIGANIGYFTLIMARQARQVYAFEPEPRNFEILQKNVALNNMQDIVKLYDFAVAETSDRATLHLCEMNRGMHRLYQSHWCNDGTVEVRTARIDDLVSQADFVKMDIEGAELGALKGMKKLLERGTVLWMEFHPPSIVEYGASPRDVYDYMESLGYSVEIPGLGKVSFDELEKISNEKAGTNVLCRRG, encoded by the coding sequence TCAAGCCTCCGGCCAGAGACGGCGACAAATACGACATCCAAGGAAGCTGGATGTACGTCGACGACAAGGATTCGATGCAGCTGACGCAGCATGGCATCTACGGCCCGGAGCAGACCAGCCTTATCAAGAGGCTGGTAAAGGGCGACTACACGTGTCTGGACATTGGCGCAAACATTGGCTATTTCACCCTCATAATGGCCAGGCAGGCCAGGCAGGTATACGCATTTGAGCCGGAGCCCAGAAACTTTGAGATTTTGCAAAAGAACGTGGCGCTGAACAACATGCAGGACATCGTCAAACTCTATGATTTTGCAGTGGCAGAGACAAGCGACAGGGCAACCCTGCATTTATGCGAGATGAACAGGGGGATGCACCGGCTTTACCAGTCGCACTGGTGCAACGACGGCACTGTCGAGGTCAGGACGGCCAGAATAGACGACCTTGTCTCGCAGGCAGACTTTGTCAAGATGGACATTGAAGGCGCCGAGCTTGGAGCGTTAAAGGGGATGAAAAAACTGCTGGAAAGAGGCACGGTTCTTTGGATGGAGTTCCATCCACCCAGCATCGTAGAATACGGGGCAAGTCCCCGCGATGTTTACGACTATATGGAATCGCTCGGCTATTCGGTAGAGATACCGGGGCTGGGCAAAGTGTCGTTTGATGAGCTAGAGAAAATATCCAACGAGAAAGCCGGCACAAATGTCCTGTGCAGACGAGGATAA
- a CDS encoding Lrp/AsnC family transcriptional regulator — MIGDPANKLEASSSSISRQEIVVELERRGINASLFGELSIDQLGDMLRAITRIIIANGPGKKRQISSHSGGRKNLALSSLDKKILRGLLSSKGKVSSITLSKETGAPLSTVQRRRKRLEANFLETSYLPRVKSLGWRVAMVFVSTQGGTAIEVGKELLSWKKAVIRVSRATGLETTDIAAEVIFYENEDLLNIIERVRAITGVRNLFWVEVIDTLGKNNQCFEFILDKL, encoded by the coding sequence ATGATAGGGGATCCTGCAAATAAGCTGGAAGCCAGTTCTTCTTCTATATCGCGGCAGGAGATTGTTGTAGAACTTGAAAGACGCGGCATCAATGCATCTTTGTTTGGCGAATTGTCTATCGACCAGCTTGGAGACATGCTTAGGGCCATAACACGCATTATCATCGCCAATGGACCGGGCAAAAAAAGGCAAATCTCGAGTCACAGCGGCGGCCGCAAGAATCTGGCTCTTTCATCTCTGGACAAGAAGATCCTGCGGGGATTGCTATCTTCCAAGGGCAAGGTATCCTCCATAACGCTCTCAAAAGAGACAGGCGCACCCCTCAGCACCGTGCAAAGAAGGCGCAAGAGGCTTGAAGCCAACTTTTTAGAGACATCCTACCTTCCAAGAGTGAAAAGCCTTGGATGGCGCGTTGCAATGGTTTTCGTCAGCACGCAAGGCGGGACTGCAATCGAGGTTGGAAAAGAGCTCTTGTCGTGGAAGAAAGCAGTTATCCGCGTTAGCAGGGCAACAGGATTAGAGACGACAGACATTGCAGCAGAAGTCATATTTTATGAAAATGAAGATCTCTTGAATATAATAGAGCGCGTCAGGGCAATAACGGGCGTCAGAAACTTGTTCTGGGTCGAGGTGATTGACACGCTTGGCAAGAATAACCAGTGCTTTGAATTTATCCTTGACAAGCTATAG